In Paramormyrops kingsleyae isolate MSU_618 chromosome 13, PKINGS_0.4, whole genome shotgun sequence, a single window of DNA contains:
- the LOC140578201 gene encoding uncharacterized protein isoform X2, which yields MDRADMFAQYGDGPSMFTAGGMLAAPGPSMTPFAGSVGLQMPTPTPVWSVWPQQGSEAPVPLLPPITIPVATEPPKKGKRRRQRCRNPESFSSKYQRLMDVTYGTAQYWSIDNGLNCATHESSTDTSTHTRCGVKRKWCREAEVQGQGSEENGGQSGNEEVERAAKQSRQMAADTAASRPSESLNHPVPGCSSEQHGWNSVPSCVEQDWNLEDLELWNSILQPDERPVPAATMDWPLDPFEGWVSDLFLDPCLKSWETPETAHVQDGHGQVPVSQVEGSQESMVEPQIQVQQDSSGNTFDPEELILQQILVELFKNCK from the coding sequence ATGGACAGGGCAGACATGTTCGCCCAGTATGGTGATGGTCCCAGCATGTTTACTGCTGGGGGAATGCTGGCCGCCCCTGGGCCAAGCATGACACCATTTGCTGGATCTGTGGGGCTGCAAATGCCCACACCTACACCAGTGTGGAGCGTCTGGCCCCAGCAAGGGAGCGAGGCTCCCGTTCCACTCCTGCCACCAATTACTATCCCTGTTGCGACGGAACCACCCAAGAAGGGTAAACGGCGTCGCCAGAGGTGCAGAAACCCCGAGTCCTTCAGCTCGAAATACCAGAGGCTGATGGATGTAACTTATGGGACTGCACAATATTGGTCCATAGACAATGGTTTAAATTGTGCCACACATGAAAGTTCCACTGATACATCAACCCACACAAGATGTGGGGTAAAGAGGAAGTGGTGCAGGGAGGCAGAGGTCCAGGGCCAGGGCAGTGAGGAAAATGGTGGCCAGAGTGGAAACGAAGAAGTGGAGAGAGCTGCCAAGCAGAGCAGGCAAATGGCTGCAGATACTGCAGCTAGCCGGCCATCAGAGTCTCTGAACCATCCTGTGCCAGGATGTTCTTCAGAGCAGCACGGGTGGAATTCTGTTCCCTCCTGTGTGGAACAGGACTGGAACCTGGAGGACCTGGAGTTGTGGAACAGCATCCTCCAGCCTGATGAGAGGCCAGTCCCTGCTGCAACAATGGACTGGCCTCTAGACCCGTTTGAGGGATGGGTCTCGGACCTGTTTCTTGACCCATGCTTAAAAAGTTGGGAAACACCTGAGACTGCCCATGTGCAGGATGGACATGGACAAGTCCCTGTCTCCCAAGTTGAAGGGAGCCAGGAATCCATGGTGGAGCCCCAGATCCAGGTGCAGCAGGACAGCTCAGGGAATACATTTGACCCCGAAGAGCTCATCTTGCAGCAGATCCTGGTAgaactttttaaaaactgtaaatag
- the LOC140578201 gene encoding uncharacterized protein isoform X1 has translation MDSQQYSQIVDPYRYYQANVIAAMDRADMFAQYGDGPSMFTAGGMLAAPGPSMTPFAGSVGLQMPTPTPVWSVWPQQGSEAPVPLLPPITIPVATEPPKKGKRRRQRCRNPESFSSKYQRLMDVTYGTAQYWSIDNGLNCATHESSTDTSTHTRCGVKRKWCREAEVQGQGSEENGGQSGNEEVERAAKQSRQMAADTAASRPSESLNHPVPGCSSEQHGWNSVPSCVEQDWNLEDLELWNSILQPDERPVPAATMDWPLDPFEGWVSDLFLDPCLKSWETPETAHVQDGHGQVPVSQVEGSQESMVEPQIQVQQDSSGNTFDPEELILQQILVELFKNCK, from the coding sequence TAATTGCAGCAATGGACAGGGCAGACATGTTCGCCCAGTATGGTGATGGTCCCAGCATGTTTACTGCTGGGGGAATGCTGGCCGCCCCTGGGCCAAGCATGACACCATTTGCTGGATCTGTGGGGCTGCAAATGCCCACACCTACACCAGTGTGGAGCGTCTGGCCCCAGCAAGGGAGCGAGGCTCCCGTTCCACTCCTGCCACCAATTACTATCCCTGTTGCGACGGAACCACCCAAGAAGGGTAAACGGCGTCGCCAGAGGTGCAGAAACCCCGAGTCCTTCAGCTCGAAATACCAGAGGCTGATGGATGTAACTTATGGGACTGCACAATATTGGTCCATAGACAATGGTTTAAATTGTGCCACACATGAAAGTTCCACTGATACATCAACCCACACAAGATGTGGGGTAAAGAGGAAGTGGTGCAGGGAGGCAGAGGTCCAGGGCCAGGGCAGTGAGGAAAATGGTGGCCAGAGTGGAAACGAAGAAGTGGAGAGAGCTGCCAAGCAGAGCAGGCAAATGGCTGCAGATACTGCAGCTAGCCGGCCATCAGAGTCTCTGAACCATCCTGTGCCAGGATGTTCTTCAGAGCAGCACGGGTGGAATTCTGTTCCCTCCTGTGTGGAACAGGACTGGAACCTGGAGGACCTGGAGTTGTGGAACAGCATCCTCCAGCCTGATGAGAGGCCAGTCCCTGCTGCAACAATGGACTGGCCTCTAGACCCGTTTGAGGGATGGGTCTCGGACCTGTTTCTTGACCCATGCTTAAAAAGTTGGGAAACACCTGAGACTGCCCATGTGCAGGATGGACATGGACAAGTCCCTGTCTCCCAAGTTGAAGGGAGCCAGGAATCCATGGTGGAGCCCCAGATCCAGGTGCAGCAGGACAGCTCAGGGAATACATTTGACCCCGAAGAGCTCATCTTGCAGCAGATCCTGGTAgaactttttaaaaactgtaaatag